The proteins below are encoded in one region of Mangifera indica cultivar Alphonso chromosome 7, CATAS_Mindica_2.1, whole genome shotgun sequence:
- the LOC123220034 gene encoding protein VAPYRIN-like: MDRLISLEPTNLVTIRIEPGQKCYGVLTLRNVMYTMPVAFRIQPMNKARYTVKPQLGIISPLSTLTVEIVYQLPVGSNLPDFFPHCDDSFLLHSVVVPGAAIKDAKSSFDEVSSDWFTTRKKQVFIDSGIKIMFVGSPVLVQLVVGGSMDEIREVLEWSDPAWNPVGSVDSNGQSLLHIAIAQSRPDIVQLLLEFQPDVESQSRFDSSPLEAAAAAGESLIVELLLARKANTERSEASTWGPIHLALGGGHLEVLKLLLLKGANVNALTKDGNTALHLAVEKRRKDCARLLLANGAEPDIRNARDGDTPVHVAAGLGDEQMVKLLLQKGANKDIRNKSGKTAYDVAAEYGHTRLFDALKLGDSLCVAARKGEMRTIQRLIENGAVINGKDQHGWTALHRASFKGKIEVVRMLIDKGIDIDAKDEDGYTALHCAVESGNTDVSELLVKKGADIEARTSKGVTPLQIAESFHYAGITRILIHGGATKDGNQNMKNMAPVASPYGSNGKMGREVTESMKRKKQQPRPRVMRSSFD, encoded by the coding sequence atggATAGGCTTATAAGTTTGGAGCCTACAAATCTTGTCACGATCAGGATTGAACCAGGGCAGAAATGTTATGGAGTGCTCACACTGCGGAACGTTATGTACACCATGCCTGTGGCATTCAGAATTCAACCGATGAACAAGGCTCGTTACACTGTAAAGCCACAATTAGGAATCATATCACCGCTTTCAACACTAACTGTAGAAATTGTGTATCAGCTCCCAGTCGGGTCGAATCTTCCTGATTTCTTCCCTCACTGCGATGATTCCTTTCTTTTGCATAGCGTTGTGGTTCCGGGTGCAGCAATCAAAGATGCAAAATCGAGCTTTGATGAAGTTTCAAGTGACTGGTTCACCACCAGGAAAAAACAAGTCTTCATCGATAGTGGCATCAAGATCATGTTTGTTGGCTCACCTGTTTTGGTTCAACTCGTTGTTGGTGGATCAATGGACGAGATAAGAGAAGTTCTTGAATGGAGTGACCCAGCTTGGAATCCGGTTGGTTCAGTGGATTCAAATGGACAGAGTTTGCTTCATATTGCTATAGCTCAAAGCCGGCCGGATATTGTTCAACTCCTCCTGGAGTTTCAGCCGGATGTTGAGTCACAAAGCCGGTTTGATAGTAGCCCACTTGAGGCCGCGGCAGCTGCCGGTGAATCACTGATCGTTGAGCTTCTGTTAGCGCGAAAAGCCAACACAGAGAGATCAGAGGCTTCCACTTGGGGGCCTATACACTTGGCACTGGGAGGCGGCCATTTAGAAGTACTGAAACTTCTGTTACTCAAAGGTGCCAATGTTAACGCCCTTACAAAGGACGGCAACACAGCTTTGCATCTTGCagttgaaaaaagaagaaaagattgcGCAAGGCTGTTGTTAGCAAATGGCGCAGAGCCCGATATTCGCAACGCCAGAGATGGGGACACGCCCGTGCATGTCGCCGCAGGCTTGGGAGATGAACAGATGGTAAAGCTACTACTGCAAAAAGGCGCCAACAAAGACATTCGAAACAAGAGTGGCAAAACTGCGTACGACGTCGCTGCTGAGTACGGGCATACTCGTCTCTTCGATGCGCTAAAGCTCGGTGACAGCCTCTGTGTCGCTGCAAGAAAGGGCGAAATGAGAACAATTCAAAGACTGATAGAAAATGGCGCTGTGATAAACGGGAAAGATCAACATGGATGGACTGCATTACATAGAGCTTCATTTAAAGGAAAGATCGAAGTCGTAAGGATGCTGATCGATAAGGGAATCGACATTGATGCCAAAGATGAGGATGGTTACACAGCTTTGCATTGCGCAGTGGAATCAGGAAACACAGATGTTTCAGAATTGTTAGTGAAAAAGGGAGCCGATATTGAGGCAAGAACTAGCAAAGGCGTTACGCCATTACAGATTGCTGAATCTTTCCACTATGCAGGCATTACAAGAATACTAATTCATGGAGGAGCGACAAAAGATGGgaatcaaaatatgaaaaatatggcTCCAGTTGCAAGCCCATATGGATCAAATGGAAAGATGGGAAGAGAAGTAACAGAGAGTatgaaaaggaagaaacaaCAGCCGAGGCCAAGAGTTATGCGTAGCAGTTTTGATTGA